In a single window of the Limnochorda sp. L945t genome:
- a CDS encoding CBS and ACT domain-containing protein — MRVRDKMTPNPITVEPSTPVSQALRLMEGRKIRRLPVVQAGRLVGIVTLLDLMRVSASPATTLSIYELRYLLDKLTVQEAMSRRLITVGPDEPIEQAALLMRQHKIGGLPVVEGDHLVGIITETDIFDAFVELLGMRRPGVRLEIDCTDRPGELSRIATIIAKRGLNIHSVVTTPAPPGQAHLVFRVEGNDMAQLVDELEHAGCRVAWEAPSTAA; from the coding sequence ATGACCCCCAATCCCATTACCGTCGAACCCTCCACCCCCGTCTCCCAGGCGCTGCGCCTGATGGAAGGCCGCAAGATCCGGCGCCTTCCCGTCGTCCAGGCCGGGCGGCTGGTGGGCATCGTCACGCTGCTCGATCTCATGAGGGTATCGGCCTCCCCCGCCACCACCCTCAGTATCTACGAACTGCGCTACCTGCTGGACAAGCTGACGGTGCAGGAGGCGATGAGCCGGCGCCTCATCACGGTCGGCCCCGACGAGCCCATCGAGCAGGCGGCGCTCCTGATGCGCCAGCACAAGATCGGCGGGCTGCCGGTCGTGGAGGGCGACCATCTCGTGGGCATCATCACCGAGACGGACATCTTCGACGCGTTCGTCGAGCTCCTGGGGATGCGCAGGCCGGGAGTCCGCCTCGAGATCGACTGCACGGACCGCCCCGGGGAGCTCTCCCGCATCGCGACCATCATCGCCAAGCGGGGCCTCAACATCCACTCCGTGGTCACGACCCCCGCGCCGCCCGGCCAGGCACACCTGGTCTTCCGCGTGGAAGGCAACGACATGGCGCAGCTGGTCGACGAGCTCGAGCACGCCGGCTGCCGCGTCGCATGGGAGGCGCCATCCACCGCTGCGTGA